Proteins encoded together in one Hevea brasiliensis isolate MT/VB/25A 57/8 chromosome 16, ASM3005281v1, whole genome shotgun sequence window:
- the LOC131174568 gene encoding uncharacterized protein LOC131174568 — MASRSDVVDHFKRKFYQRYIDPDLVVEAMTSTGSSQSTKPSSSSSTSSATSNDQTRQRNTGSTTRTSGTSASAGPNTSPTSVRWDRQTIQFSVNAWVFVVAVLAIIPLVPKNLSNRAYRLSFMGTACSSLYSLYTLYGRPRAWNLPALQAYFQSIIATKDFIYFIYCLTFVTSHLCLKFALIPILCRALEQVAKFLRRNFTRSTLYRKYLEDPCVWVESNTTTLSILSSNAEIGLGFLLIISLFSWERNIIQTFMYWQLLKLMYHAPVTAGYHQSVWAKIGRTVNPLVHQYCPFLKTPISAAQRWWLR, encoded by the exons ATGGCTTCTCGCTCCGACGTTGTGGACCACTTCAAGCGCAAGTTCTATCAGCGCTACATC GATCCTGATCTTGTGGTGGAGGCAATGACTTCAACTGGTTCATCTCAATCAACAAAACCTTCTTCATCCTCCTCCACATCATCAGCAACTTCAAATGACCAAACTCGACAACGGAACACAG GGTCAACTACAAGGACCTCTGGGACATCAGCAAGTGCAGGTCCAAATACTAGTCCTACTTCTGTCCGCTGGGATCGACAAACTATTCAATTTTCTGTCAATGCTTGG GTTTTTGTTGTGGCTGTGCTTGCAATCATTCCTCTTGTACCCAAAAATCTTTCAAATAGGGCATATCGGTTGTCATTTATGGGCACTGCTTGTTCATCACTGTATTCTTTATACACACTTTATGGG AGACCAAGGGCTTGGAATTTGCCGGCTTTGCAAGCTTATTTTCAGTCAATAATTGCAACCAAAGACTTTATATACTTCATCTACTGTCTTACATTTGTCACTTCACATCTTTGCCTCAAAT TTGCTTTAATTCCGATTTTATGCCGAGCACTGGAGCAGGTTGCAAAGTTTTTAAGGCGCAATTTCACTCGTTCCACCTTATACAG GAAGTATCTTGAAGACCCATGTGTGTGGGTGGAATCAAACACAACTACCCTGAGCATTCTTTCCTCGAATGctgaaattggacttggcttcCTTTTAATAATCTCTTTGTTCTC GTGGGAGCGCAACATAATACAAACTTTCATGTACTGGCAG CTTTTGAAGCTGATGTATCATGCACCTGTGACTGCTGGTTACCATCAGAGTGTCTGGGCCAAGATTGGAAGGACTGTGAATCCACTTGTTCACCAATATTGCCCATTCTTGAAGACACCAATTTCTGCTGCTCAAAGATGGTGGTTGAGATAG